The genome window tccACATTAAGTTGACTATGTTTGGATCATCATCCAACAATATCTTATCCTACTTTTAGCTAGGTTCTACACGGCTTAAAGATGCACTATGACACAGACTAACAGCAAAATTCTCCTGCTATATATAGGCAACAGATGCATTAAGTAATAACGACTGCCATGGTAGCAAGCAAGAGACATATCCATCCACCTATTTACACATCAAACTCGTAATAAGCTCGCAGGCAGTTTGGCAATATTTTTAATTAGTTAATTCATTCTGTGCATCACTAGTCATCTTTTGAATTTTCTTTTTGTTATGCTATCTTAAGTCACGGACAAATCTGTTAAGGATATAGTAGATATTCCCTAAATTCAATATCATATTTAATGATTTGAATATATTTTGtgaacgttatttgatataaacttatatggcatttgatattcttttatcatagttattattaattgtttgattaatttaataagttccttgattaaattttgagacttttCATCGTGAtagagatcatgataatgagagtaaagtctcgaacaatttaatctaaatttgttcttgatcgtaggattatcAATTTGGACACTAGTAATccagttagatcaatatttatgtgatcgtctttatgagataaagattagttgatctcattaactaaaccacatagatagatgatgcatatagagatatgaccATTGAACTggctcattggataattcctaattgttagaattaccataaattgTCAATAacatattctcttgaagaatgtgatgtaagaatttcctttgacctgagatcatcatagtaattggcaaattatttattgtgctttgatactaaaCACCTACGGCCCTaggggcgatagttgaaaggatattgggcaCGATTAAATACTTGTAAAATTAATGATTGATCGAGATGAGATCTGTCGACTCTTGATAATGAGTTTAAACTCCATGTtgtacaacaacaacgacccagtatagtcccacaagtggggtctggggagggtagtgtgtatgcagaccttacctctaccccgatggggtagagaggttatttccgaaagATCCTTGGCTCAAGCAAACGAAAAGACGAAAAAAGATAATATACCAATACCATCGATAAAAATATGTAAACAATCACGACATCACAATAACCAGTAAATAAATGGaaagcagaaataataaccagTAAATAACGGAACTCAACTACCTCCCAATCTACAaccttaatgctcgacctccacagctTCCTATCGAGTGCCATATCCTCGGAGATCTGAAGTCTCTCCATATCCCgcttgatcacctctccccaatacttctttggccgccctctacctctcctcGTACCCATCAATGCCAACCGCTCGCACCTCCTTACCGGGACATCCAAGCTCCTCCTCTGAACGTGCctgaaccatctgagcctcgcttcccgcatcttgtcgtcaatgggagccacgcccaccttctcccgaatatcttcattcctaatctttttcatcctagtgtgcccgcacatccacctcaatatcctcatttctactactctcatcttctggatatgtgagttcttaactggccaacactcaaccccatacatcatggccggcctaaccaccgctctataaaacttacctttgagtagcggaggcactttcttgtcacacaggactccaggtGCTAACCtctatttcatccaccccaccccaatacggtgtttaacatcctcgtcgatctccccatccccctggataatcgacccaaggtacttgaaactgcctcTCTTGGGAATCACTTGTGATCCAAGCCTGACATCCATGCCCGCTTCCCTCGGCTTGgcactgaacttacactcaaGATACTCCGTCTTCAtcttgctcaacttgaaacccttagactcaaggacctgtctccaaacctccagcctctcgttaatgTCACTCCACGTTTCGTCAATCAGAACAATGTCATCaacgaataacatacaccatggcacttCTCCTTGAACATGGTGTGTCAGtgcgtccatcaccagagcaaacaagAAAGGGCTGAGCGCatatccttggtgtaaccccataacaaccgaaaaatgctcagagtcacctcccactgtcctaacccgaaccttagctccatcatacatgtccttaatcgccctaaTGTAAGCAACCGACACACCTTTAGCCTCTAGGCACCTCCAAAAAACCTCCTTAGGAACCTTATCATATGATTTCTCCagatcaataaacaccatgtgcaaatcctTCTTCCTATCCCTGTACTGTTCCACCAACTTCCTAATAAGGTTGATAGCTTCCGTAGTAGAATGACCTGATATGAACCTGAATTGATTATCTGATACAGACACCAtcctcctcaccctcgcttctactgccctctcccaaactttcatggcaTAACTcaataatttgatacccctatagttattGCAACTCTGGATGttacctttgttcttgtacaacggaaccaccgtactccacctccactcgtCTGGCATCAtcttcgtcctaaaaataatattaaacaaccaaGTCAACCACTCCAAGCCTGCTTTACCCATATACCTCCAAAATTCGACCAGAATCTCATCAGGCCTGGTAGCtctgcccctgctcatcttacgcatatcCCCCACGACCTCCCCAACTTTGATGCGCCTATAGTACCTAAAATCGCAGAGGCTCTCGGAATGCCCCAactcgcctagcacaatatcctgaTTCCcgtcttcattcagaagtttttgaaagtaagtctgccatctccgcTTAATCTGGGCCTCTCCCATCAATACACTATTgtcctcgtctttgatgcacctcacttggtccaGATCCCGGGCCTTCCTCTCTCTCGCCTTGGCCAGCCGAAATAATTTTTTCTCCCCACCTTTGGCCCCTAGTTCCTCGTACAAACGACTAaaagccgcagtcttagcctccgtCACCGCCAGTTTCgcctccttcctagctaccttatactTTTCCCTGTTCGCAGTCATCTCTACCTCGCATGTGCTCCCAACTAGCTTCAGGTGCGCCGCCTTcttcgcttccactttaccttgaaccacttcattccaccaccagtcgccTTTGTGCCCACCAGCGTAACCCTTCGAGACTCCCAACACCTCTCTCGCTGCCTCCCATATGTAGTCCGCCGTTGTCGACCACATAATGCTCGCGTCCCCACTGCTCCTCCAGGCTCCCACATCCGATAACCTCCCTTCCAACTCCTGAGCTTTATCCTTAGTCAAGGCTCCCTACCTGATCATCGGTTGAACTCGTGCAGTCTTTCCCTTCCTCTTCATCATAATACCTACGTCCATCACCGAGAGTCTATACTGCGTTGCAAGGGTCTCACCCGAGATAACCTTTGTCGTACCTCCTTAGGATATTAAGCTCCATGTTGTAatgaattataaacgaccaaactaagaccttggccagggcaaTTGAATGAAGAGAAGAAAAAATTTTATtaagtcattcaatggtcgattatatttgacatgaacacatagttggtcgcctattaggatttgacagttgaaccatatcctagggtacctagagctataaggacagaagggATTACTATATTATTCTTCTacaggttcttgagagtaaattgtatacgtcattctatccggtcgttaaggagtATTGCTAGACGctacccttgattagtatattgatatgatcaatttactaccggcttagtattgaacctatggggtcgcacactaacgagtgttctgatctttgataaaggattaattactttattatttgataattaaattaaagaatttaattagtcaaataaatttagttattagtccaaataaaaaaaatattattatattctttactAGCACAAAAagtataattaatattgtgaataaattaaatttttctgtttggaataaaaatttaagttatatatcttgattaaaatatttacatatatAAGTGATATATATAGGATCAATATTTATATGTATGAGAGATACATATATAAATATTGATGAAGCCTGGTTAGGTGGAATCCAATTTGAAATTGGATTGTAAAAGTCCATTGAGGACTTCACGGCGCTTCACCCAAATGGTATGTGAATAATATTTTCCATACTAAATATTTGTTAtccaatttgaggttggattaaAATACAAAGTGCTTAAAAGCACGTGTGGGCTTCAAACCAATTGAGAATGGGATTAAAACTTTACTTTGGTGTTAGACTTACACCAAAAGGTCAGCGCCCATATAACCTTTCCTTTAACATGGTGAAAAAAGGATTATAAAGGTTATAAATATATTTCAACTGACATGAGAATGCTATGGTGAAAAATAATAGATTTAAGAAGCAATAAAATCAAGAGACAAACATTCTTGACAAGAACAGTTCTTGTCGTGCAATTTTGGGCTGAAGTTTTAGAGAAAAATTTCAATACAAATTTTTCATTCAATTTGCTccatcaaagagttgatagcaatgATCGGTTTCGGTGTAGACATGCATAGAGTTTTCGCACTATTGAAATTTTTTTGAAACAAGACTTTTTTCACCAGGTATATTTTAGATTTGATCTTtaacatgtaaataaattttaaacacgaaaagatctgtctaggattgttattgtcttctaCTGCATATTACGAACATCCATATGCAATCCTTCAGTTTCATCAAAGTAAATTGCGTACATCAAACTCTTAGAATGCGACTTTTTCTTGAATACTACATAAATTTAAATTGCTTTGTGCACTACATTGCTTTTTCTTTTTATGCTATCTTGAAGAACTAAGCATATTTGACATGATGCATCTATAAAAGCGTCCCTTAGAAATCCTCATTCTTCTTTTTGAAAATGAAAAATTGAAAGATCACTTGTATGAGTTCCTAATGTTTCTTCTTTCTCTAGGATAAGAAGGGAACGACCCACGTTGTATCAagtgggttcaattgaacccgtttCGCCgaaaatttttattaattatatgtgtaaattatattcacAAAGGGATATGGAGATAAAATGAATCCACTTGAACCAACAATTAATGGCAGTTCAATGATCAAGCGGGGTCATTTTATGGCACAGGGCTTGAGTTCGAATTCCGTATGCCATGTATTTTTACTTTTCGGAAATCACGGGGGATGCACACACTTAACATCTTTGTGCAGTAACACCGTACCCTTATCCCTGTATTACTGTGGCTATTATTAATTTAGTACAATCTACCAATATGTATGTCAAAATTTTTAGGTTATTTTTCCTTTTGAGGTTTATTATTTGCCATTTGTCATATaaaatttgtttttaatttttataattatttattatttgtaaataatacttagcttttaaaagttttattttagtgaAATTTGTGTATTTAGTTTCTAATATCTTAATTTTGCACTTTTATGTAAAGTTGcgttttttctctcttttttttttgcaattagttttttttaaatttatttactgttttattaaACTATGtgtttatttctttattgttcaAGTAAATTGTCTGTTAATTTTAattcttactttatttatatttatagtgTTTCAAAATTATTAGATTGTTATTGTATTAGCTTATCTTTTGAGTAAAACATAAGAATTTAAAACTGAAGActttaaaagaaaaattatagTTTTATAACGGATTAAAAGTTGAGACACATAcacgtgtgtatatatatatatatatatatatatatatatatatatatatatatatatatatatatatatatatatattcactttCTGTTACTCGGTAGTTTTTATTATTGACTACTATCTTCCCTAATGTTATTATATTTATTGAATCCGCTTGGataaaatcctgggtccgccactgAAGATAAGACGTCATACTTTCCGATGACTCTTACCTATCCTCTGTGAGTTTTGGTATCGCATTACATAACTTATACAATTTTAACATTTTGGTTTATTATCATATTTGATTAAAACATATTTGTATAACTTAATAGAAAATTTATTATAAATTagagaattattataaataaatattgcATTCATCTTGTAAACATGAAAAATTATATAAAtcttttttataatttattttaaaattaatgttATAAACATTACTTGAATAAATGAGAGATAATAACTTAAAGATGCCAATTAAACAAATAATAGCGTAAAAGACATTTAAGGATTTATGTGATGTTATTTCGACCTTTTGCTAACACGTCTATTGTTATTTCATGCTACTAAATTTGataaaataatacaagaagtaccGCGTAACTAATGCAAACTTCATTAACAATAAAATTGTAAATGGAACCTAAATACTTGACAATTAATGTGTGGAATCAATGTCGAAAGTAGTTTCAGTACCCTAAAGGTAAGATTTAAATCCTTTCAATTGATAACCACTTATAGTTTAGTGTTATATGTGAACATTTTAATAGGTGCACGTTCAATTTTTAATGTCagatttcttctttgtttttttccTGATTCCACAATATACTAGAGTTTACGGAAAAGTTAATTTTCAATTTGAACCTTATCACTTTATTGTCCTTCATAATCAAGTTTATTCCACTTTTAAAAtgctatatttttttaaataactcGGATTGTAGTCATATAAgtattaattttttattatatagtAGTAAATGGTAAATTAGCGTTGtattcatttttaatttttttagacACCCCTAGAATCACATTAGTTAAAAGAACTTTTTTGTCCGCTCACCAAATGCCCCAATTTTATTAACCCTATGTATTCGGATCACAACCGAGCCTTGGTTCTTAAACCTCTCCGACCAAACTGATATCacaaaagtttgaaatttgattTTCTTCCCACAATTTCTTTccgtaaaagaaaaaagaaaaaagagaaatagGAAACACATTAGCCTTAGCTTAAAGCACACGCCAAATCTTTCAATATATAAGCTTAACTCTCTAATTCCAAATTACAAGCTTGAATCTTCTGTTAATTCCCCGAGTCTCAATCAAGCACTAGGGTTTATCGTTTTCAGTAGCACATCCTCAATGTAATGCTTATTCTTTGCCATTCTGTCATTTGCACCGAATTTACGGTACTTTTATTCTAAATTTCATTCAATCTAATTTCTTACGTTTCTTTTCCGGCTTTGTTGTTCATTGTAGCTATTAAACTGCGTCAATGTCGATATTCGGTGCCGCTGCTGCGGCAAACACGAATCCGAATAAGTCTACCGAGGTATTCTCACTTTCTTCaattttttgttaatttattCCAAGTTTATTATCTGCTTTTGCAAGTTTCTATGTCCCAATTTGTTTCGTTTGGGAAGTCGAAATAGTGTTTCCTTTGATTCCGATTTTTCAAGCATTTTTTATATAAAGAAATTGTGATTTTTGgtgtttttttaaaatttagtttCTAAATATGTATATAATTTAAGGAATGTAAATTCAGATTAGTACTGAAAATCAGTTGTGTTGACCATCGTGCTCTAAATCCCAATCCCTTTTGGGACGGAGGGAGTACGAATGTAGCTAAACGCAAAGTTTGTAGTCTGTTATTCTTGAATGAAACTAGCGAATGTTGCTAGTTCTTGGCTGTTTTAATTTTGAGGGTATTTTTTTTCATGCTTGAAATTTGTGCATATAACATTTTGGGTAATGTACTTGAAAGGTTCAACAACCTCCTAGCGATTCTGTATCAAGCCTGTGCTTCAGTCCCAAGGCTAATTTTCTGATTGCTACTTCATGGGATAACCAGGTTCGTTTGCTTCCCGTTGATATTTTCCATCTCTCTTGAATATTTTTAATGGGTCATATTACTTTTTGAGTAGGGATAACTATGAAATTTAGATAACCGTAATTTGCCTTAAATATAAATACACCTGAATCCCTTTGTATTCTTTCCGCTCAATTCAGGTCTATTTATAGTTTACTTGTAAATAGACCTGAATTGAGCGGAAAGAATACAAAGGGATTCATATAATTGAACCGAACTGATTGGGGATTGGGGATTGAGGTGTCGTTGAGTGATATTACTTTTTATGCATGAAGAACATTTAATAAACATTTGATGCTGTCCAGTTAGTGATCCCTGTTTCTAGTCTGTCCAAATAGGCTGCTCACATAATATTAGAAAAGTTTAAAATCGCTCGCTTGAGTAGATAACTCTTCTTTGGACCTAATACATATGTGATAGTTAATGGTGACAGAAAATCATGGCACACTTAATATGTAAACTTTTTCAAAGAAGATTTTAAAATTTCTCATTGAATGTAGTTGCTAAAACCTCAAGTGGGATGAATGatattctaaatatttttttcaagCAAAGCTAAAAGGCGGAATAGGGATAGGGTGTAGTACAGAGACAAAGATTGTTTACAAGTTTAACTTAGGAGATCTTTTTTAATTTAGTGGTGAGTCTGGACTTGGAGGAATGACCATGGTAGTTACACTCCATATAGGGGTTTTATTAGTGGGTCAGTAAGATCTTAGGACTGGGAAGTTGGGACAAGAAAAGATTTAGGTATAACGGCCTCTCTTCTATTTCTAGATGGTTTTCAATGTTAGGTGCAACTGGATATCAATCTTTATTCTGTGAAAACTTTTCTAGGTACGATGCTGGGAAGTAATGGGAAGTGGAACCAACGTTGGAACCGCACCCAAGGCCTCTATATCACATGACCAACCGGTAATATATGGGCAGCTTTGTGGTAAATTTACATTTCTTGCTGTATGACTTGTTGGATTTATTAGCTATACACTCTATTTCTGGCAGGTTTTATGCGCAGCTTGGAAGGATGATGGAACGACTCTCTTCTCTGGAGGTTGTGACAAGCAAGTGAAAATGTGGCCACTAGGTGGTCAAGCCGTAACAGTAGGCATGCATGATGCTCCAGTCAAGGACTTGGCTTGGATCCCAGAGATGAGTCTCTTGGTCACAGGAAGCTGGGATAAGACTCTGAGGTAAATGGAATTTGAAGTTGGATTTTAGGAATTTGCTGCATATTGCATTTCTGAAAAATATCCGTTTCAGTACATCTAACTTTATTCTTTCTGTGGGTGGCTGGAGAATTGCAGTTTCAAACTATTGTTTTGCTAGTTTAAAAGATGATTCGTGCAGAAAATCATAAGTTTTTGGCATTAATTTACTCAAAATTGTGCATCTTCCTAGGGTGGGGGTTTCGTTTCACTTTCCTGCATATTAGGTCATAACTCATAAGTTTCTATATGTAGTCAATCAAGAGTCCTCTTTCTTTAAGGTTCTTTTTTGGGGTTCACATGctaagaaattcttaccttttaaAAAAAAGCATGTTTATCAAAGCCAGGATTCTGTAATAAATTTTGCATTTAACATTGTAATCCTGGGCACAATCTTCTCACAGGTACTGGGATTTGAGACAGCCAAATCCAGCACATGTCCAACAACTTCCTGAGCGCTGCTATGCACTTACAGTGAAACATCCTCTGATGGTTGCTGGCACGGCTGATAGAAATCTTGTAGTTTTCAATCTGCAGAATCCTCAGGTATCACTCGTCATGTTTGGTGGAATTATTCTAGTCATTGAACAGATTTTAGTGGCTGTGTTTCGTACCTCTGAGCAATTAGGTCAATCATTATCTTAGCTATTGTTATTTTTGTCTGGCAATATATACTGTGACACATACTGTACTATTATGTGATGCCTCCACTGTAAATTAAGTTTGTAGTGTAGTGGATACTTTTGCTGAGAGTTGTTGCCTTTTTTTTGTGTCCTCAACTCCTAAGACAGTTTTATGAAGTTTCTTTATTTGAGATTAAATGCTTCTGTACAACCATTTTTTGTGCGTTAATGTCATGTTTTCCTTGGATAAAGAAATCAAGAATTAACAAAAAGGGCATCCAGAAGATGCATTAGGTTAAAAAGCCAAACTGAAGCTCCTATGCAAAGCTTAAAGGAGCTAATCAAATCCAAAAGATCATCTTTACCAATTAGGCAATTACATATGTGAATTTACACAAAAATTACATTCATCAATAATTCAGTGTTCAAAGAGTGGGTGGGGGTAAATACTCCTTCAGAAGATCTCTGGTTCGGTGTTTCCTCTCTCCTTCTGGAAGGTCCAAAGAATGCTGCTGGAATAGTGTGACATATATTCTTCTAATCGATTTGCTCACCTTCCACCCAAACCAACTTTCATATGCATCTGTATGAGTGTGGCATTATCCACTCTAGGCATATAGACTCATGAAGATATCCCAGAAATTCATGAAGATATCCCAGAAATTATTTGCAACGAGACAATCCGAGAGTAGATTCTTGGAGTCTCATCTCTACTTACATGTGTAAAACCTATTACACAGCAGAACCCTTCTTTTTAGATTCTCTTGAGTAAAGCAAGCCCCTTGTAAAGCCGTGGGTGGACAGAATTACCTGGTCTGTTGCTGGTGAGAGGTAGTAGGTATCCCGTAGAATTAGTCGAGGCACATGCAAGCTGCGCTGGACACCACGGTTATccccccaaaaaaagaaaaagaaaaatggaaagCTGTCCAACTGAAGCAAGCTACATTTGTTAGGGATTTTGTTCCATCACCAATTCTTAATTAAGCTCCCAGAATAGATCAAGTTATGATGCCTA of Nicotiana tomentosiformis chromosome 7, ASM39032v3, whole genome shotgun sequence contains these proteins:
- the LOC104087341 gene encoding protein RAE1, which gives rise to MSIFGAAAAANTNPNKSTEVQQPPSDSVSSLCFSPKANFLIATSWDNQVRCWEVMGSGTNVGTAPKASISHDQPVLCAAWKDDGTTLFSGGCDKQVKMWPLGGQAVTVGMHDAPVKDLAWIPEMSLLVTGSWDKTLRYWDLRQPNPAHVQQLPERCYALTVKHPLMVAGTADRNLVVFNLQNPQTEFKRITSPLKYQTRCLAAFPDQQGFLVGSIEGRVGVHHLDDSQQSKNFTFKCHREGNEIYSVNSLNFHPVHGTFATAGSDGAFNFWDKDSKQRLKAMSRCSQPIPCSAFNHDGSIYAYAVCYDWSKGAENHNPSTAKTYIYLHFPQESEVKGKPRIGTSGRK